The Coregonus clupeaformis isolate EN_2021a chromosome 13, ASM2061545v1, whole genome shotgun sequence genome includes a region encoding these proteins:
- the LOC121579559 gene encoding pyruvate dehydrogenase E1 component subunit alpha, mitochondrial isoform X4: protein MQKMLTIISNVLRGSASRNAASMVASSRSYADFTPEATFDIKKVDLHRLEEGPPLTATLTREEGLKYYRTMQTIRRMELKADQLYKQKIIRGFCHLYDGQEACAVGIEGGITLSDHLITAYRAHGYTLTRGGTVREIMAELTGRRGGIAKGKGGSMHMYTKNFYGGNGIVGAQVPLGAGVALACKYLGNDQLCVSLYGDGAANQGQIFETYNMSSLWKLPIIFICENNQYGMGTSVERSAASTEYYKRGDYIPGLRVDGMDVLCVREATKFAADHCRSGKGPILMELQTYRYHGHSMSDPGVSYRTREEIQEVRSKSDPISMLKDRMLSNNMASIEELKEIDIAVRKEIEDAAQFATTDPEPPLDDLCSHIFANDQPFEVRGATPWTKLTSTS, encoded by the exons ATGCAAAAGATGCTGACAATAATCTCCAACGTGCTTAGGGGTAGTGCAAGCAGAAAT GCCGCCAGCATGGTGGCGTCATCACGTTCATATGCTGATTTCACTCCTGAGGCCACCTTTGACATAAAG AAAGTGGACCTACATCGTCTGGAGGAGGGCCCACCTCTGACGGCCACTCTGACCCGGGAGGAGGGACTGAAGTACTACCGCACCATGCAGACCATAAGACGCATGGAGCTGAAGGCAGATCAGCTGTACAAGCAGAAGATCATCAGAGGCTTTTGTCATCTGTATGATGGCCAG GAAGCCTGTGCGGTTGGCATTGAGGGGGGTATCACCCTGTCAGATCACCTGATTACTGCATACCGCGCCCACGGCTATACCCTCACCAGGGGCGGGACCGTCAGGGAGATCATGGCTGAGCTCACTG GTCGTAGAGGAGGCATTGCTAAAGGCAAGGGAGGCTCTATGCACATGTACACTAAAAACTTCTATGGAGGCAATGGCATTGTGGGAGCTCAG GTACCCCTGGGAGCTGGTGTAGCCCTGGCCTGCAAGTACCTGGGCAATGACCAGCTGTGTGTCAGTCTCTATGGTGATGGAGCAGCCAACCAG GGTCAGATCTTTGAGACATATAACATGTCGTCTCTTTGGAAGTTACCCATCATCTTCATCTGTGAGAACAACCAATATGGCATGGGCACATCAGTAGAGCGCTCTGCTGCCAGCACCGAATACTACAAGAGAGGAGACTACATTCCTGGCCTCAGG GTGGATGGGATGGATGTTCTGTGTGTTAGAGAGGCCACCAAGTTTGCAGCTGATCACTGCCGATCTGGAAAG GGCCCTATCCTCATGGAGCTCCAGACCTACCGTTATCATGGACACAGCATGAGCGATCCTGGCGTCAG CTACCGCACACGTGAGGAGATCCAGGAGGTCCGTAGTAAGAGCGACCCCATCTCCATGCTGAAGGACCGCATGCTCAGCAACAACATGGCCAGCATAGAGGAGCTCAAG GAGATTGATATTGCGGTGAGGAAGGAGATTGAAGATGCTGCACAGTTTGCTACCACAGACCCAGAGCCCCCTCTGGATGACCTGTGTAGCCACATCTTCGCCAACGATCAGCCCTTTGAAGTGCGTGGCGCCACCCCATGGACCAAGCTGACGTCGACCAGCTAA
- the LOC121579559 gene encoding pyruvate dehydrogenase E1 component subunit alpha, mitochondrial isoform X2 → MQKMLTIISNVLRGSASRNSSMCRAVLQLLAVQGQYADITSPPDPALRPCKPDTDLYSVSHSPLADNFKRPKTDLTFTETDHSAVLTPELTIASRLIPEEEPPEATLVDPSPAFNSKLEEELFDTDKPFADPTSLHHVINTDLPVSELSLSEQPNLNSPEPLATGPTVTEPLSDTTLTVSEAEPLADTALTVSEPLEEPLNVPIVSELTLSEPLVRTNPVIPESNSSEQSAAMDSQVSESTLPEPPITSDAPIIAHSSTEAEINFDQLTLELTSPERPLNTGQPTQELNLSEPDISTNSDTTNSSISEPQLAERSQNTDIMLLSRPEIALSLTEDTPLPEPQLAAASMVASSRSYADFTPEATFDIKKVDLHRLEEGPPLTATLTREEGLKYYRTMQTIRRMELKADQLYKQKIIRGFCHLYDGQEACAVGIEGGITLSDHLITAYRAHGYTLTRGGTVREIMAELTGRRGGIAKGKGGSMHMYTKNFYGGNGIVGAQVPLGAGVALACKYLGNDQLCVSLYGDGAANQGQIFETYNMSSLWKLPIIFICENNQYGMGTSVERSAASTEYYKRGDYIPGLRVDGMDVLCVREATKFAADHCRSGKGPILMELQTYRYHGHSMSDPGVSYRTREEIQEVRSKSDPISMLKDRMLSNNMASIEELKEIDIAVRKEIEDAAQFATTDPEPPLDDLCSHIFANDQPFEVRGATPWTKLTSTS, encoded by the exons ATGCAAAAGATGCTGACAATAATCTCCAACGTGCTTAGGGGTAGTGCAAGCAGAAAT TCCTCCATGTGCAGGGCTGTTTTGCAGCTGCTGGCGGTCCAGGGGCAGTATGCTGACATAACCTCTCCGCCAGACCCAGCACTACGACCCTGCAAGCCAGACACAGATTTATACTCTGTCTCACACAGTCCTCTAGCAGACAATTTCAAAAGACCAAAGACTGATCTAACATTTACTGAAACAGACCACAGTGCTGTACTAACCCCAGAACTTACAATTGCCAGCAGACTAATACCTGAAGAAGAACCCCCAGAGGCCACTCTAGTCGATCCGTCCCCTGCCTTTAACAGTAAACTTGAAGAGGAGttatttgacactgacaaacCATTTGCAGATCCAACATCACTTCACCATGTGATAAATACGGACCTGCCAGTCTCAGAATTATCCTTATCAGAGCAACCAAATCTAAACTCACCAGAACCCTTAGCAACTGGCCCGACTGTTACAGAACCCTTATCAGATACTACCCTGACGGTTTCAGAAGCAGAACCCTTGGCAGATACTGCCTTGACTGTTTCAGAACCCTTAGAAGAACCCTTAAATGTCCCGATTGTTTCAGAATTAACTTTATCCGAACCACTTGTTAGAACAAACCCAGTTATTCCAGAATCAAACTCATCTGAACAGTCAGCTGCGATGGACTCTCAAGTATCAGAATCGACTTTACCAGAGCCTCCAATAACCTCTGATGCACCTATCATAGCCCACTCTTCAACAGAAGCAGAAATAAACTTTGACCAACTAACACTAGAACTAACATCACCAGAACGACCTCTAAACACAGGCCAACCGACCCAGGAATTAAACCTCTCAGAACCTGACATCAGTACTAACAGCGACACTACTAACTCATCCATATCTGAGCCTCAGCTGGCAGAGAGGAGCCAGAATACAGACATAATGTTGCTTTCACGCCCTGAGATCGCCCTCAGCTTGACTGAAGACACTCCTTTACCAGAGCCACAGCTTGCT GCCGCCAGCATGGTGGCGTCATCACGTTCATATGCTGATTTCACTCCTGAGGCCACCTTTGACATAAAG AAAGTGGACCTACATCGTCTGGAGGAGGGCCCACCTCTGACGGCCACTCTGACCCGGGAGGAGGGACTGAAGTACTACCGCACCATGCAGACCATAAGACGCATGGAGCTGAAGGCAGATCAGCTGTACAAGCAGAAGATCATCAGAGGCTTTTGTCATCTGTATGATGGCCAG GAAGCCTGTGCGGTTGGCATTGAGGGGGGTATCACCCTGTCAGATCACCTGATTACTGCATACCGCGCCCACGGCTATACCCTCACCAGGGGCGGGACCGTCAGGGAGATCATGGCTGAGCTCACTG GTCGTAGAGGAGGCATTGCTAAAGGCAAGGGAGGCTCTATGCACATGTACACTAAAAACTTCTATGGAGGCAATGGCATTGTGGGAGCTCAG GTACCCCTGGGAGCTGGTGTAGCCCTGGCCTGCAAGTACCTGGGCAATGACCAGCTGTGTGTCAGTCTCTATGGTGATGGAGCAGCCAACCAG GGTCAGATCTTTGAGACATATAACATGTCGTCTCTTTGGAAGTTACCCATCATCTTCATCTGTGAGAACAACCAATATGGCATGGGCACATCAGTAGAGCGCTCTGCTGCCAGCACCGAATACTACAAGAGAGGAGACTACATTCCTGGCCTCAGG GTGGATGGGATGGATGTTCTGTGTGTTAGAGAGGCCACCAAGTTTGCAGCTGATCACTGCCGATCTGGAAAG GGCCCTATCCTCATGGAGCTCCAGACCTACCGTTATCATGGACACAGCATGAGCGATCCTGGCGTCAG CTACCGCACACGTGAGGAGATCCAGGAGGTCCGTAGTAAGAGCGACCCCATCTCCATGCTGAAGGACCGCATGCTCAGCAACAACATGGCCAGCATAGAGGAGCTCAAG GAGATTGATATTGCGGTGAGGAAGGAGATTGAAGATGCTGCACAGTTTGCTACCACAGACCCAGAGCCCCCTCTGGATGACCTGTGTAGCCACATCTTCGCCAACGATCAGCCCTTTGAAGTGCGTGGCGCCACCCCATGGACCAAGCTGACGTCGACCAGCTAA
- the LOC121579559 gene encoding pyruvate dehydrogenase E1 component subunit alpha, mitochondrial isoform X3 codes for MQKMLTIISNVLRGSASRNGAQVVSEAASMVASSRSYADFTPEATFDIKKVDLHRLEEGPPLTATLTREEGLKYYRTMQTIRRMELKADQLYKQKIIRGFCHLYDGQEACAVGIEGGITLSDHLITAYRAHGYTLTRGGTVREIMAELTGRRGGIAKGKGGSMHMYTKNFYGGNGIVGAQVPLGAGVALACKYLGNDQLCVSLYGDGAANQGQIFETYNMSSLWKLPIIFICENNQYGMGTSVERSAASTEYYKRGDYIPGLRVDGMDVLCVREATKFAADHCRSGKGPILMELQTYRYHGHSMSDPGVSYRTREEIQEVRSKSDPISMLKDRMLSNNMASIEELKEIDIAVRKEIEDAAQFATTDPEPPLDDLCSHIFANDQPFEVRGATPWTKLTSTS; via the exons ATGCAAAAGATGCTGACAATAATCTCCAACGTGCTTAGGGGTAGTGCAAGCAGAAAT GGAGCCCAGGTTGTGTCAGAG GCCGCCAGCATGGTGGCGTCATCACGTTCATATGCTGATTTCACTCCTGAGGCCACCTTTGACATAAAG AAAGTGGACCTACATCGTCTGGAGGAGGGCCCACCTCTGACGGCCACTCTGACCCGGGAGGAGGGACTGAAGTACTACCGCACCATGCAGACCATAAGACGCATGGAGCTGAAGGCAGATCAGCTGTACAAGCAGAAGATCATCAGAGGCTTTTGTCATCTGTATGATGGCCAG GAAGCCTGTGCGGTTGGCATTGAGGGGGGTATCACCCTGTCAGATCACCTGATTACTGCATACCGCGCCCACGGCTATACCCTCACCAGGGGCGGGACCGTCAGGGAGATCATGGCTGAGCTCACTG GTCGTAGAGGAGGCATTGCTAAAGGCAAGGGAGGCTCTATGCACATGTACACTAAAAACTTCTATGGAGGCAATGGCATTGTGGGAGCTCAG GTACCCCTGGGAGCTGGTGTAGCCCTGGCCTGCAAGTACCTGGGCAATGACCAGCTGTGTGTCAGTCTCTATGGTGATGGAGCAGCCAACCAG GGTCAGATCTTTGAGACATATAACATGTCGTCTCTTTGGAAGTTACCCATCATCTTCATCTGTGAGAACAACCAATATGGCATGGGCACATCAGTAGAGCGCTCTGCTGCCAGCACCGAATACTACAAGAGAGGAGACTACATTCCTGGCCTCAGG GTGGATGGGATGGATGTTCTGTGTGTTAGAGAGGCCACCAAGTTTGCAGCTGATCACTGCCGATCTGGAAAG GGCCCTATCCTCATGGAGCTCCAGACCTACCGTTATCATGGACACAGCATGAGCGATCCTGGCGTCAG CTACCGCACACGTGAGGAGATCCAGGAGGTCCGTAGTAAGAGCGACCCCATCTCCATGCTGAAGGACCGCATGCTCAGCAACAACATGGCCAGCATAGAGGAGCTCAAG GAGATTGATATTGCGGTGAGGAAGGAGATTGAAGATGCTGCACAGTTTGCTACCACAGACCCAGAGCCCCCTCTGGATGACCTGTGTAGCCACATCTTCGCCAACGATCAGCCCTTTGAAGTGCGTGGCGCCACCCCATGGACCAAGCTGACGTCGACCAGCTAA
- the LOC121579559 gene encoding pyruvate dehydrogenase E1 component subunit alpha, somatic form, mitochondrial isoform X1, with product MQKMLTIISNVLRGSASRNGAQVVSESSMCRAVLQLLAVQGQYADITSPPDPALRPCKPDTDLYSVSHSPLADNFKRPKTDLTFTETDHSAVLTPELTIASRLIPEEEPPEATLVDPSPAFNSKLEEELFDTDKPFADPTSLHHVINTDLPVSELSLSEQPNLNSPEPLATGPTVTEPLSDTTLTVSEAEPLADTALTVSEPLEEPLNVPIVSELTLSEPLVRTNPVIPESNSSEQSAAMDSQVSESTLPEPPITSDAPIIAHSSTEAEINFDQLTLELTSPERPLNTGQPTQELNLSEPDISTNSDTTNSSISEPQLAERSQNTDIMLLSRPEIALSLTEDTPLPEPQLAAASMVASSRSYADFTPEATFDIKKVDLHRLEEGPPLTATLTREEGLKYYRTMQTIRRMELKADQLYKQKIIRGFCHLYDGQEACAVGIEGGITLSDHLITAYRAHGYTLTRGGTVREIMAELTGRRGGIAKGKGGSMHMYTKNFYGGNGIVGAQVPLGAGVALACKYLGNDQLCVSLYGDGAANQGQIFETYNMSSLWKLPIIFICENNQYGMGTSVERSAASTEYYKRGDYIPGLRVDGMDVLCVREATKFAADHCRSGKGPILMELQTYRYHGHSMSDPGVSYRTREEIQEVRSKSDPISMLKDRMLSNNMASIEELKEIDIAVRKEIEDAAQFATTDPEPPLDDLCSHIFANDQPFEVRGATPWTKLTSTS from the exons ATGCAAAAGATGCTGACAATAATCTCCAACGTGCTTAGGGGTAGTGCAAGCAGAAAT GGAGCCCAGGTTGTGTCAGAG TCCTCCATGTGCAGGGCTGTTTTGCAGCTGCTGGCGGTCCAGGGGCAGTATGCTGACATAACCTCTCCGCCAGACCCAGCACTACGACCCTGCAAGCCAGACACAGATTTATACTCTGTCTCACACAGTCCTCTAGCAGACAATTTCAAAAGACCAAAGACTGATCTAACATTTACTGAAACAGACCACAGTGCTGTACTAACCCCAGAACTTACAATTGCCAGCAGACTAATACCTGAAGAAGAACCCCCAGAGGCCACTCTAGTCGATCCGTCCCCTGCCTTTAACAGTAAACTTGAAGAGGAGttatttgacactgacaaacCATTTGCAGATCCAACATCACTTCACCATGTGATAAATACGGACCTGCCAGTCTCAGAATTATCCTTATCAGAGCAACCAAATCTAAACTCACCAGAACCCTTAGCAACTGGCCCGACTGTTACAGAACCCTTATCAGATACTACCCTGACGGTTTCAGAAGCAGAACCCTTGGCAGATACTGCCTTGACTGTTTCAGAACCCTTAGAAGAACCCTTAAATGTCCCGATTGTTTCAGAATTAACTTTATCCGAACCACTTGTTAGAACAAACCCAGTTATTCCAGAATCAAACTCATCTGAACAGTCAGCTGCGATGGACTCTCAAGTATCAGAATCGACTTTACCAGAGCCTCCAATAACCTCTGATGCACCTATCATAGCCCACTCTTCAACAGAAGCAGAAATAAACTTTGACCAACTAACACTAGAACTAACATCACCAGAACGACCTCTAAACACAGGCCAACCGACCCAGGAATTAAACCTCTCAGAACCTGACATCAGTACTAACAGCGACACTACTAACTCATCCATATCTGAGCCTCAGCTGGCAGAGAGGAGCCAGAATACAGACATAATGTTGCTTTCACGCCCTGAGATCGCCCTCAGCTTGACTGAAGACACTCCTTTACCAGAGCCACAGCTTGCT GCCGCCAGCATGGTGGCGTCATCACGTTCATATGCTGATTTCACTCCTGAGGCCACCTTTGACATAAAG AAAGTGGACCTACATCGTCTGGAGGAGGGCCCACCTCTGACGGCCACTCTGACCCGGGAGGAGGGACTGAAGTACTACCGCACCATGCAGACCATAAGACGCATGGAGCTGAAGGCAGATCAGCTGTACAAGCAGAAGATCATCAGAGGCTTTTGTCATCTGTATGATGGCCAG GAAGCCTGTGCGGTTGGCATTGAGGGGGGTATCACCCTGTCAGATCACCTGATTACTGCATACCGCGCCCACGGCTATACCCTCACCAGGGGCGGGACCGTCAGGGAGATCATGGCTGAGCTCACTG GTCGTAGAGGAGGCATTGCTAAAGGCAAGGGAGGCTCTATGCACATGTACACTAAAAACTTCTATGGAGGCAATGGCATTGTGGGAGCTCAG GTACCCCTGGGAGCTGGTGTAGCCCTGGCCTGCAAGTACCTGGGCAATGACCAGCTGTGTGTCAGTCTCTATGGTGATGGAGCAGCCAACCAG GGTCAGATCTTTGAGACATATAACATGTCGTCTCTTTGGAAGTTACCCATCATCTTCATCTGTGAGAACAACCAATATGGCATGGGCACATCAGTAGAGCGCTCTGCTGCCAGCACCGAATACTACAAGAGAGGAGACTACATTCCTGGCCTCAGG GTGGATGGGATGGATGTTCTGTGTGTTAGAGAGGCCACCAAGTTTGCAGCTGATCACTGCCGATCTGGAAAG GGCCCTATCCTCATGGAGCTCCAGACCTACCGTTATCATGGACACAGCATGAGCGATCCTGGCGTCAG CTACCGCACACGTGAGGAGATCCAGGAGGTCCGTAGTAAGAGCGACCCCATCTCCATGCTGAAGGACCGCATGCTCAGCAACAACATGGCCAGCATAGAGGAGCTCAAG GAGATTGATATTGCGGTGAGGAAGGAGATTGAAGATGCTGCACAGTTTGCTACCACAGACCCAGAGCCCCCTCTGGATGACCTGTGTAGCCACATCTTCGCCAACGATCAGCCCTTTGAAGTGCGTGGCGCCACCCCATGGACCAAGCTGACGTCGACCAGCTAA